The following are encoded together in the Citrus sinensis cultivar Valencia sweet orange chromosome 1, DVS_A1.0, whole genome shotgun sequence genome:
- the LOC127901420 gene encoding uncharacterized protein LOC127901420, translated as MSKGKEKVVEVDDDELDFLPSLLTNPAFDPEVPLEPVRPSVRTSARSMSPQTTSTSGSNGEDGSSDSEDTLSEGRGDDSGEASPSGAPRPEGRSTIGGRALSRDYAIDYMTCTTTFDELEDLRLRYSIPGEIPLKVPGKKDAPSRPPRGYVTLYLDSFKYGLRCPLQPYFARILNGLNLAPGQLNSNGWRVLSVSWGVHFPLRPGPLKRVEAVLVNSCSSRELISTYNLLESRLILPGHRMEDAVIGALTRKRSRPPTTKRDESKDAPTAKRANIVQQAPPLKILPPAPVEVGEASGVATDPATSSPPVGPRPRLPDSRAEHLVPYLNELTKSVSKRDLEAFDGRTLGELVGAMQHSAFHLSCMTTYYKAKVGRYDRKMKEDIQSATNRADVAEKKAGELNLENLKLIEQESLAQAKAITLEEEFTKVKEDLQRQKAMYEAQLESLRDSHRAQQHPDLKMDDLAAGVAPHMDEEAAKEDAEGVEPIVIEEENSPPRGVPAEVGEASTPPDATGDTPPRT; from the exons ATGTCGAAAGGCAAAGAGAAGGTCGTTGAGGTTGATGACGACGAGTTGGACTTCCTGCCTAGTCTGCTCACCAATCCCGCCTTTGACCCCGAGGTCCCCTTAGAGCCTGTTAGGCCTAGTGTCAGGACTAGTGCTAGGAGCATGTCTCCCCAAACGACCTCTACAAGCGGGAGTAATGGTGAGGATGGATCTTCTGACTCCGAGGATACTTTGAGTGAGGGTCGAGGAGATGATTCTGGTGAGGCGTCCCCATCGGGGGCGCCGCGACCAGAGGGGAGGAGTACAATAGGAGGTAGAGCCCTATCGCGGGATTATGCTATTGATTACATGACGTGCACGACCACGTTTGATGAGCTCGAGGACCTCCGGCTGAGGTATAGCATTCCTGGCGAGATACCTCTCAAGGTCCCGGGAAAGAAGGATGCTCCCAGCCGGCCTCCTAGGGGATATGTTACCCTGTATCTGGACAGCTTTAAGTACGGGCTGAGGTGTCCCTTGCAACCTTACTTTGCCCGGATACTTAACGGGCTAAATCTAGCTCCTGGTCAGCTGAATTCCAACGGGTGGAGAGTgctctctg TTTCTTGGGGCGTTCATTTCCCACTCCGACCCGGCCCGCTCAAACGGGTTGAGGCTGTGCTAGTCAATTCCTGCTCGAGCCGGGAACTGATATCCACATACAACTTGCTCGAGTCTCGCTTGATACTTCCTGGCCATAGGATGGAGGACGCTGTGATTGGGGCTCTGACCCGAAAACGTTCTCGACCTCCGACCACGAAGAGGGACGAGAGTAAGGATGCCCCTACCGCGAAGCGGGCCAACATCGTGCAGCAGGCCCCACCCTTGAAGATTTTACCTCCGGCTCCTGTAGAAGTCGGGGAAGCTAGTGGAGTAGCCACAGATCCTGCTACCTCTTCTCCTCCTGTCGGGCCTCGACCTCGCTTACCGGACAGCCGAGCAGAACATCTGGTCCCTTACCTCAATGAGTTAACTAAATCCGTGAGCAAGAGGGACCTGGAGGCCTTTGACGGCCGCACCTTGGGTGAGTTGGTGGGGGCCATGCAGCATAGCGCTTTCCACCTCAGCTGCATGACCACCTATTACAAGGCTAAGGTTGGCCGCTACGAccggaagatgaaggaggatATCCAATCGGCGACGAACAGAGCTGACGTTGCCGAGAAGAAAGCAGGGGAGCTGAATCTCGAGAATCTGAAGCTGATAGAGCAAGAATCacttgctcaagcaaaagccattacCCTCGAGGAGGAGTTTACCAAGGTCAAGGAGGATCTGCAAAGGCAGAAGGCTATGTATGAGGCTCAGCTCGAGTCTCTCCGTGACTCCCACCGAGCTCAG CAACACCCTGACCTCaagatggatgaccttgcAGCTGGCGTTGCTCCGCATATGGATGAGGAGGCGGCCAAGGAAGATGCCGAGGGGGTGGAGCCGATCGTGATTGAGGAGGAAAACTCTCCTCCTCGTGGAGTCCCTGCTGAAGTTGGCGAGGCGAGCACCCCCCCGGACGCAACTGGCGATACCCCCCCCCGCACCTGA